The sequence CAGTCTCAAAGCTGGCGGTTATGGACTCAATTTAACTGCCGCCGATCATGTGATTTTAGCCGATCCTTGGTGGAATCCCGCAGTCGAGTCCCAAGCGATCGACCGAGCCCATCGACTCGGCCAGCAACGCGTCGTGAACGCCTATCGGCTCATTGTCCGTGGCACCGTTGAGGAACGCATTCTCGCACTCCAAGCCAAAAAGCGTGGCCTAGTCGAAGCTACTCTGGAAGAAGATTTCGGAACTGGCGCAGGTTTGTCAGACAGCGAAATGGAGGAACTCCTCGGATAAATGAGTGCCTAACCCCCCCCCTTCTATAACCTTAACCAATAATAGTAATGCATATCAATTAGCTGGTGAGGCTCTGCCCTGGTGGCTCTGGGTTGTTTAAGTGCGGCTTATTGGATGTTCCATGCCTCCATGGCAAAGGCTGCGGCTCCGAGTGCTCCGGCGTCGGGTCCGAGAGAGGTCGGTCGGAGATTGATCGGTGAGTGCTCCAAGGCGGGTAGCAGGACGCCGGCTCGGGCGTTGATTTCATCGCAGAAACGGATGCCTAAGTTCGTGAGTGGCCCGTGTAGCAGAAATGCCCCGGAATCCACGATGAGCTGGACCATGCCCAGAGCCTTGGCGAAGTCGTCGATGACGGACTCCCAGAGCGGACCGGCGGTGGCGGACGAGTCGGCTAGCTGGAGGAAGGCTTCGCGTAGGTCGTCTGGAGCTGTTTTTTCGCCGGTGAGGCGGAGCCAGACGGCTCTAGCGGAGAGGACCTGCTGGAGCTGGCCGACTCCCCCGCCCTGGGATGTCCAGGGCCACATGCCGATCTCACCAGCCGCATGATGGGTGGCTGGGAGTAGGGCTCTGTCTTTGATCAAAGCCATGCCGAAACTGTTGCGGGCGCGAATGACGGCGAAATCGTCCATTTCCTGACCAGCACCGAACCAGCGCTCGGCGGTGGCGATGGCGTTGAGGTTGTTGTTCACGGAGGCTGGGACGGAGAATTCGGACGTGAGGATCTCTGCGAGCGGCACCTGCTTCCAGTCGATGGAGAACTGCGAATAGATCACCCTGCCGTTATCTGGATCGACAAATCCGGGCGAGCCTGCTCCCACGCCTAGAAGCGGGCCAGCAGCACCTTGGCGTAGCAGGTCCACAGCTTCGCAGATTCTGCGAAGGAGCTGTTTTTTATGGATGTCCTCGGGGATGGACCAGACGTGGCCCTCCACGGGATTCCCCGCGAAATCTAGGCGCAGAGCCCGTAGGCGGCCAACGGTGAATTCGATGCCCGCGAACCAGCCGGAGTGCGGGAGGATGCGCAGGAGGCGCTTCGGCCTGCCGACGCCTTTTTGCTCCAGGCCGGATTCCTCCAAAAATCCGCGTGCGATGAGATCATCCACGTAAAGCCCCATGGTGGAGGGAGATGTATTGAGTACATCGGCGAGCACGCCGCGTGAGGTCGCCTGCCCGTGACGGATGAGGCTGACGATGCGTGAGTTCAGGTCTTGATTGATGACTTTGAGAGTGCGCATAGGGACGGCGGTGGTGGGTGGAGTAGCGGCAGTGCGCTGTATCTTGTGATTATGTGCTAAATTCAACCGCAGAGGGAGAATTTCGCACTTCGTGGACGTTTCACCGCTGTCCCTACAACCCCACTTTCATGTCCGCTATCCCTATCCGCACGACTGACCGCCAATGTGAAGTAGCCTGGTTTTCTGCTCTATGCTCGGACGATTATGAGTTCCTGGGCGTGCCAGATGGAGCGCTGCGCTCAAACTATGAGCACTGTGGCGACATCGTGCGCCGGGCGGATGCGCTGGGGTATCAGAATATCCTGCTGCCCTCTGGCTGGATCGCGGGCCAGGATGCACTGGCCTTTGCTGCGGCGATGGCCCCGCAGACGCAGCAGATCAATCAGCTCGTCGCTCTGCGCATGGGTGAGGTCTGGCCGCCCATGCTAGCTCGGGCTCTGGCCACGGTCGATCACATCGCCAAAGGCAGGCTCTGCATCAATATCATCTCCTCCGACATGCCGGGGCTCAAGGAGAGCAATGAAGTGCGCTATGAGCGTGCCAGCGAGATCATCCAGATTTTGCAGGGGCTTTGGCGGACGGATGGTCCCTTTGAGTGGAAGGGCAAATACTACCAGATCAGCCTGCCGAACACCGAACCGGCGAAACCTTACCAACAAAACGGCGGGCCGCTCATGTACTTCGGCGGTATCAGCCCAGCGGCACAGGAATTGTGTGCCAAGCACTGTGATGTCTTCCTGATGTGGCCGGAGACGGAGGACCGGATCGCCGAGACCATGCGGGTGATGTCTGAGAAAGCCGCCGCTCATGGACGGCAGATCGACTTTGGCTTCCGCTCCCATGTCATCGTGCGTGAGACGGAGAAGGAAGCGCGGGCGGCGGCAGATCACCTCATCTCCAGGCTCGATACATCGAAGGGCGCTGAGATCAAAGCACGCTCCCAGGATAGCCAGAGTGCTGGTGTGCTGCGACAGGACGAGCTGCGTGCCCAGAGCAAGGATCTCTACATCGAGCCCCACCTGTGGAGCGGCATCGGGCTGGCCCGCAGCGGCTGCGCCAGCGCCATCGTCGGTGATCCTGATCAAGTGCTGGCGAAGCTGAATCGCTATATGGACCTGGGGATGCGGGCCTTTGTGCTCAGTGGCTATCCGCACCTCGATGAGTGCGATCTTTTTGCCAAGCATGTCCTGCCCCGACTGCACACCTGCCGCCTCAATGAGCTCCAAGGCCGCCGCGTGCCAGATCCAGTCACCCCGCTGACGACCGCAGAGCGGAAATAGGAGGCGAGAGCTCCTGCTTTGTGAACTTACTTTATTTGGGCTGGATGCGGATGGTGGGCGACGGATGCAGTTCTGTCGCTGGGGTGGTGGGCTGCTCTGCCTCACGCAGCACGGGCAGCACCATGCTGCCGAGCATGTAGATGAGCCCCCCACCGAGTCCCGCGCCGATGGCGATGAGACGGCGCTGGATCACATTCTCCCGGTCGATCAGGAACCAGAAGCGCATGCAAAACAGGATCCACAGGAGGCTGATGCCGAAAACGATGAATTCACCTTTCATGCCATCAGGATGACACGAGGCACGAACGCCGCGCAATGCGAAAGTGGCCGCTGCTAGCCAGTCGGAATGACCACACCTCGCACTTGGCCAGAGCACCTTGGGCAAAGTAGCCTTGTTGCTGTGCAACAAGGATGTCCAGTTCCGCAGGGACTGCGCCACATTATGTGAAGCCCATTTTTGGAGCACAATCACGCTCCTCACTGGCGTATAGTGGGCATGAACTCTCCTTTTGGCCTCTACCGCCGCGAGATGCTGCGCGAGTCCTGCGCTGGTTTTGGCATGCTTGCGCTCCAGGGTTTGCTAGCGGGCGAGGCAGCGGCCTCTGCCGTCCCTGTGGCCAATCCCATGGCAGCGAAGAGGCCCCACTTCACGCCTCGGGCGAAGCGGATCATCTTTCTCCTCATGAAAGGCGGCCCCTCACAGGTCGATACCTTTGACCCGAAGCCGCTGCTGGATCGCGACCATGGGAAGCCGCCGCCCTTTGCGCTACCGAGGGTGAAATTCGCCCAGACGGGCAATCTGCTACGCTCGCCGTGGAAATTCCGCCAGTACGGTCAAAGCGGTCTGCCGGTGAGTGATCTCTTCCCTCATGTGGCGCAGTGCGTGGATGATCTGTGCATCATCCGCAGCATGCATGGGACCAATCCCGCTCACGGTGGAGCCTTGCTGAAGCTGCACACGGGCAGCGATACCTTTGTGAGGCCGAGCATGGGTGCATGGATCAGCTATGGTCTAGGTACGGAGAATACGGATCTACCCGCCTTTATCACCATCTGCCCTACCCTGGCCCATGGTGGCGTGAATAACTGGGGCAGCGCCTTCCTGCCTGCGAGCTGCCAAGGCACGCCGCTGGGCAATGCCAGCGTCACCGCCGAGCAGGCAGTGGTGAAGCACATCACGAACAAGCGGCTCTCCCCTGCCCTACAACGCATGCAGCTCGATTTTGCCTCGGAAATGAATCGAGATCACCTAGCCTCTGTCGGTGCCAATCAGGCCCTGGAGGCGCGGATCGAGTCCTTCGAGACCGCTTATCGCATGCAGACATCCATGCCACAGCTCCAGGACATCCGTGGCGAGAGTGAGGCCACCCGGAAGCTCTATGGCATGGATGATCCGCTGACGGAAAACTTTGGCCGTCAGTGCCTCATGGCGCGGCGATTTGCAGAGGCAGGCGTGCGCTTCATCCAGGTCACGCATAGTGATGGTTTTGTGCAGTGGGACCAGCACAGTGATTTGCTCAAAGGGCACAGCGAAAATGCGTCCGAGGTGGACAAGCCTATCGCAGGCCTGCTGCGTGATCTGAAGGCGCGTGGACTGCTAGAGGACACCCTGGTGCTCTGGGGCGGTGAGTTCGGTCGCACGCCTGTGGCCCAGGGCAGTGATGGCCGTGATCATAATCCGCATGGCTTCACCATGTGGATGGCGGGTGGCGGGGTCAAGGCGGGCACCGCCTACGGTGCCACCGATGACTACGGTTACTATGCCGCAGAGGATAAAGTCCACATCCATGACCTGCATGCCACGATCCTGCATCTCATGGGCATGAATCACGAAAAGCTGACCTACCGCTTCGCAGGCCGTGACTTTCGCCTCACGGACATCGCCGGTGAGGTGGTGAAAGGTATCATGGCCTGATTGGGCGGACTTATTTCGCAGGCTCCGCTGGGGCGGGCTCTGGCGCGGCCTTCTCCGGCTCGGCAGGTGCGGCGGTCTTTCTGCGGCTCTTCTTGAGCAATCAGGCGCAGACGCTCCAGGTCACTCTCCGCCCATTTGCTGCGCGAGCCACTCTGGAGGACTTCACGGGCCACTAGGCGGATATCTTCTGCATTGGGTGAGCCTGGATAGACCAGCCTCTCCCATAGATTCAGCACGGCGCTGTCCTCACGCTCCAGCAGTAAGCGGGCTGTCTGCTGGCGCATTTCGGCATTCTGGGGCGGATCGAGGTGCAGCCAGGTGAGGAAGATGCTGTACTTTTCATGCGAATAGGGCAGCTGATCGCTATGGCCGGAGAGCAGCATCTGCGTGTCCTTCCAGGTGCCATTTTTGGCGGTGATGAATTGCTCTGCGATGTCGGTGTGCTTCGCAGCCATGCTCGCAGCTTGGTTTTCTCTCCAGCTACGTGCTTGTTCTGGCGTGAGCTTTTCTACAGCGTCCTGCGCGGGGAGCGGCGGCGTTCCTCCACCCAAAAACAGCCCACGGAAATCTTTTGCGAGGCGATACACGCCATCAGGAGCGAGCAGTATGGTGCCCGCCATCATCAGCACTCCGAAAGACCAGCCCAGGAAAATCCGCGCCATACTGCTGGCCTGCGGCTGCACACCATAGACATCTTCATAGTTTGGGCGGCCCCGGTTGAGATAGTTTGCCGGTGGTGCTGGGGATTGCTCCGGTGCGGGACTAGCACTGGCTGTCGTAGATGCTGCTGCGTCCGTAGTGGGGGGCACGGCTTCTTTGCGCCGCCGTAGCTCGGCCTCCACTTGGCCTTTTTGGAGCGCTAGGCTCCACCACGCGGCTGGGGCCACACGCTGGAACACCTCAGCCCCTGGTGCATCCGCATCCAGGCACTCCGCCATCGCATTCAGCGCCTTCACTTCATCCGCAGATTCCCACTTCCAGGCCACGCGTGGGCGGCGGGCACGAGTATCCCATAAATCACGCACTTCTTGGGGCATGCTGGCCGTCATGCGACCTGCCTCGATCCACCTTTTCGCATCGGCCAGTGCCTCAGCATGCTCTTCACCCGCATTTGGAAAAGCTGCATTGAAAAGCTGCTCCGCACGGGCAGGACGGGTGACAGCCAGTGTGGCGGATAGCGCCAGCATGACCTCTGTTGCGGCGCTGTTTTTCATATTTCCCTGCGCAGCCAGGATCGACTCTGCCAGGCGTGCCAGCCGGTGCGTCTCGCCCCGTGTGGCCCACTTTGATGCCACGATGCATGAGATCGCCGCCTCTCCACAGCCCAGCTCGATCACTAGGTCTGGCACGCGTGCGAGTTCGGCGAGTCGGTCCTCCTCGCCCTCGAATAGCTCACTGATGAAGGCACTAGCCGGCACGGCACGCTCTGGCTTGGAGAAGGCCTCCGTGCAAAAAAAAAGCATCAAAACGCACAGAAATGCCCGCCTGGTGCTTGAGCGAGTCCATCAGGTCGATCGCGGGCTTGCGCAGCTCTGGGGGCAGAGCGGACTTCGATCAGCGTCTGCAAGACACCTTCCTTCTGCTCACGCTCGGCCACCGTTTCGAGCAACTGCCCCGGCGCATGTTCCATCACATGCGTGAGGTGTGGGGAGGCGGTCGTGACGGGAGATTCAGCAGACATGACTCTGCATATAAGTGGGGAAAACACGGATGCAAAACAAAGTCTCCCCACTTAGTCCCACCGTCATTGCTCCTGCACCTTCAGGCGGAAGAAGCGCATCGGCTCGCCCGACGGTGCGGTGATGCTGCGTGTCGTGCCGGTGGGTAGAGGTTGGCCGTTGTTGCTCGGCACATTCCAGAGGGACCAGGTTTGCAGGTTTGTGCTCGTTTCGATCCAGCTCAGGCGGCCTTGTAGGTTCGGGAATTGCACGGTGTAATTGCTCGATCCACTGCCAATGGCTGCCTGGAGCATGCTCGCACCATTCAGCGGCTGCGTGAGGCCGAGGAATTCGTTGTAGTTCGTGATGCCATCTCCGTCGGCATCGGCACTCGGATCACCCGCAGGACTGCTGGAGCTACCGAACTGGGCTAGACGCCATTCTTCATAAGTTTGGCGGCCCGCGATGCTGTTGATCCAGTCCATCACGACCTGAGTGCCGTCTGGGTCGATGACAGCAGTGCCCAGAGGCGGCATGCGGGTGTATCCGCCACTGGCGCTGAGGCGGTTCCAGATGACAGATTTGTCGGCAAAGCCCGCACCACGGCTTTATGATCGGGGGCTGCACACATTGCCGACATGGGCGTCGATCATGGCGGTTCCAGGGAGGCTGAGTTCGGGTCGCAAATCAAAATTCCGATCCCCGTGCCGCCCGCTTGATGGCAATACGAGCAATTCACCGCCAACCAACTCCGCGCCCGTGTCTCCAGCGGCACTGGTATCTGTGGGGGTGTGGAATTTCGGCAGCGTATTGAACCGTGTCGGCGCATTGAAATAGCCTGCATTGGCCAAGAGCTCCAGGTAGTTGCCAGTCTGGCCGCCCAGCGTGCCGTGCGGTTGAGCTGCGCAGTTTCAAAGCTCAATCCATGGCCACCTGTGGGTATGGCATGCTAGGCACTCACTGCGGCCTGGGATGCCAGTGCACATTCAGGCGTGCCTCCGATGCTCACGTTCATGTCAAAATCCTCGCCCCATCGGCCACGAGGAGGGCATCCGTGCCGGTTTCATTCCAGCGGTAGCTGACTCCATGCTGCTGCCGGTGGCATTGACCATGAGTAAGCGTGTCTCCAGGCGGATTCTACTCGCTGGATTGCCGCGTGTGAGCTCGTAGTCGAAGTGCTTGATGAACAGTGCCCCCGCAGGCAGTGACCAGTTTCCATCCTGCACATAGCCGAAGGTGTCCGTATCGTTCGGTAGCATGAACCAGCGGCCCTTGATGGCATAATCACTCCAAAACGGCAGATTGATGTCGCGCTCGATGCCGGGATTGAAGCTCAAATCACTAAATCGGCAAAAAGACCGGTTTCGCTCAATTTCGCTAGGGAATGTCGTATCGACCGTCTGCGACACGAGACGACGCACTTTGCCCTCACCGTAGTCGAGCATCAAATGTCGCCATTGGCCGGATCGGGATCGAGCATGAACGCGACGATGCCAGATTCACCCGTGATGCGTTCCACCGTCGGCGGTTGCTACTTGATTGCGTGTCAGCGACCAGATGTGTCCGCTGACGAAGTCACCAAAATGTATTTCCCGGTTAGCGCAGGATATTTGGGCCACGGTATATCAGCCCTCCACCGGTGACACTACGGCCCTCCAGGGCGCCCACCACCATGAAAGTAGCTCCACAGCGGCGCGATGGGTGTGAAGCCACCGGTGGATTGGTCTTCGGCCCTGGTGCTGCGGCCTCCAGATAGCTCCAGCCGTAGTTGCCGCCTGGCGTGATGATTGACCTCTTCCTAGCTATCGATCCGACCTCCCGCGCACATCTCGCCATTCTGCGGGTCAAAGCTGAACTGCCATGGATTGCGCATGCCGATG is a genomic window of Verrucomicrobiaceae bacterium containing:
- a CDS encoding ROK family protein yields the protein MRTLKVINQDLNSRIVSLIRHGQATSRGVLADVLNTSPSTMGLYVDDLIARGFLEESGLEQKGVGRPKRLLRILPHSGWFAGIEFTVGRLRALRLDFAGNPVEGHVWSIPEDIHKKQLLRRICEAVDLLRQGAAGPLLGVGAGSPGFVDPDNGRVIYSQFSIDWKQVPLAEILTSEFSVPASVNNNLNAIATAERWFGAGQEMDDFAVIRARNSFGMALIKDRALLPATHHAAGEIGMWPWTSQGGGVGQLQQVLSARAVWLRLTGEKTAPDDLREAFLQLADSSATAGPLWESVIDDFAKALGMVQLIVDSGAFLLHGPLTNLGIRFCDEINARAGVLLPALEHSPINLRPTSLGPDAGALGAAAFAMEAWNIQ
- a CDS encoding LLM class flavin-dependent oxidoreductase, with product MSAIPIRTTDRQCEVAWFSALCSDDYEFLGVPDGALRSNYEHCGDIVRRADALGYQNILLPSGWIAGQDALAFAAAMAPQTQQINQLVALRMGEVWPPMLARALATVDHIAKGRLCINIISSDMPGLKESNEVRYERASEIIQILQGLWRTDGPFEWKGKYYQISLPNTEPAKPYQQNGGPLMYFGGISPAAQELCAKHCDVFLMWPETEDRIAETMRVMSEKAAAHGRQIDFGFRSHVIVRETEKEARAAADHLISRLDTSKGAEIKARSQDSQSAGVLRQDELRAQSKDLYIEPHLWSGIGLARSGCASAIVGDPDQVLAKLNRYMDLGMRAFVLSGYPHLDECDLFAKHVLPRLHTCRLNELQGRRVPDPVTPLTTAERK
- a CDS encoding DUF1501 domain-containing protein, translated to MNSPFGLYRREMLRESCAGFGMLALQGLLAGEAAASAVPVANPMAAKRPHFTPRAKRIIFLLMKGGPSQVDTFDPKPLLDRDHGKPPPFALPRVKFAQTGNLLRSPWKFRQYGQSGLPVSDLFPHVAQCVDDLCIIRSMHGTNPAHGGALLKLHTGSDTFVRPSMGAWISYGLGTENTDLPAFITICPTLAHGGVNNWGSAFLPASCQGTPLGNASVTAEQAVVKHITNKRLSPALQRMQLDFASEMNRDHLASVGANQALEARIESFETAYRMQTSMPQLQDIRGESEATRKLYGMDDPLTENFGRQCLMARRFAEAGVRFIQVTHSDGFVQWDQHSDLLKGHSENASEVDKPIAGLLRDLKARGLLEDTLVLWGGEFGRTPVAQGSDGRDHNPHGFTMWMAGGGVKAGTAYGATDDYGYYAAEDKVHIHDLHATILHLMGMNHEKLTYRFAGRDFRLTDIAGEVVKGIMA